ggtacaaATCGTGATTGGAGCCAAATAACCATAACGGCCAACGGTACcttataccacgccccttatctatcatcggggtcgatgatactGCCGCGGGCGAcaacagaacaaaacaaattacGACAATACAAATTCTAGTTCGACAGGTCTTTTCCTTCGTGCGGCTCGACTGTTGCGGAGTTTGTGGAGAGGCGTGGCTGACGTTGTTGATAATGGCATGAGTTCGGCTTGGTGGAGATGAATTGATGACGGCTTGTGGCTTGTTGACGATGACGGCGTTGAGATGGTAGTTACTTCTTGTATGGTCGCTTCGTGGGAGGCTGCGGTCTTTTGGAGGAGCAAAGCAAGAAATTGTGGCCAAGACCACAACTTCCACACTTCACTCCACATACGTCCTCGTGTGCCGTTTTTAGGCAGAGGAGGCACAGATTTAGCTTTGTGGCCTGTGCTGTTTTGGAGATTGGATCCGGGAACCGTGGACATCTCCCGGAATGGTGATTGTCACGATTCTCGTCCACAGTGCTAAATAGGCAGCTGGACTTCGGAGCGGTTCTTTCCAGAAGCGTTTGGCAGGCCTTTTCGAGATTGTCGAGGCGAGGGAGCAGATGATATAGTAGTGTGGCGATGTCGCATCTGTCCAGATCGTCCAGGGCGGAGAGCATAGCATCAGCGGAAGAAGACATGATATTGTGTCTCTTTGATGCTTTTTCACCAATATTTATACGTGTTCAGATAGTCTGTATCTTGAACCCGCCCTCAACGAATAGCCTAGATGTAAGTTTCACTGCTCTTGATGGTGCGCCAAAGTGCTTTTGAGTGCGTAATAACAAGTTGTAATTGACTGCGGGCACCCGAGAAGGTACATCGTTGTAATTGGAATACTTTGTCCAAGACGATGATATCTTCGAGCGAGCCGACTTGGTTAATATGCTTTTGTGCATACGTGTGTGAACATAATTGATAACATGTACatacaatggataatgaacAGATATTAACTTTGTACATTTCCTCGTATTGAAACAGAGATCAAACCCGTATCGTGTACGGCACTGTGAAATACAAAGCTCGCACCTATATAATTTGCGGCACCTTTGATCTTTGGATTATTTCTGCTTTGCGGTCTAAGCCGCTCTGGTATCCTCTTCGGCTGGTAACCCACAAGCGGGCAACTCGAGAGGATCCGAGCCAACGCGGCAACAATGGCAGCCGCTTGATCGGTAAGCCAACTGATTTTTGCTTGCTTGTGGCTGCATGGTATCAGCTGACCGTTGAATCGGTTGTTGACCAGCGCGCTCAGGCTGGTTTGTAAGCAACTCCAGGCCGTCATGAGCAGTGTTTTGAGAATGTGGAGCAAGCATCTTGCTACGTAAATTAGAGCGATAGGTCCTGCTATGTAGGTTAGGGCAGCAAACATTAGTGTGGAGATAGTTGCGGCCACAGCCAGCTTCCAGTGGTTTGTGAAAGTTTCGAGTAGGGGGCTCACGTCCGGCATACTTATGTCCGCGAACCACTGGTGACTCAATCTAACTGTGTGAGACTGGTGGTCGAAGATTGAGGAGTTTTGCATATGTATGTGGTAGTACAGGTTACCTGTTGGCACGATTTTGTTGTGCTTGCTACCACACTGGAGTACACATTCTTCCCTCACGACAGACTTCTCATAACTTAGCCGTACCTGGTTACTTTTGTTTGCTCCACAGCTGAGTGAGAACTGCTCGGCTTCGCGTAAGGCTGTGACCAACATTTGTTTCGGAGACTCGCAGGTTAACGTTAGTTCCGCACCTGTTGGACAACTGTAGCACCCGGTAACATTTGTAGCTCTAACAATGCAGTCGTGATTCTCCTGGAATTCAGCTGAATCTTGGAGAATTTTTGACTCTAGCCTTATGaccacttcttcttcgtttgaAACAGCTATGATTTCGTCCGATACTACCTTCAGTGTTCCAAAAGGCGTTTCTAGAGGTAGATTTGTATTTCGAAGTGTACTAATTGAGCCTTCTGGGCACAGGCAGTTGTTTActgagttgctgcattcgcaCCTGATCCTGTTTATGCACTTATGAAATTGAGCTTGAGCTTCCCTGTAGGAGGTACACTCCGCTGCTACACGAAAGTGTTCCGGAAGGGCAAATGAAGCGCCTTTCGATATCGCAAATCGTTTGTTTGCTATGGTACTTGCGGGTTTCTGAATTGAGATCACAGTGATGTTAAATACGTCCGTTTTTACCGGCGCATACGGGAAAAACGATTGGGTGAATAATCTTGTCTCGTTGAAAAGGTTCACTTCTATTTCCAACTTAATTTCGGGACTCCAGTGAGGACATCTAGTCACTTCGTACACCCGTTTGGTTATAGGTATTTGTGCAACTCTATAAAAGGTGCAAGCTGGTTGTGGCATGAAGCACCCAAACAGCAGTCCCCCGCAGCTACTGAAACATCCAGAGTATCCTGGATATTTTGCTGCCGATTTCAACTCTGGGATTGTCTCGTTCGCACTGATGGTCTCGCACATTTGTGTAGTACAAGAGCCAGCTTGAGCACATCGCTTTATATGATAGATATGTGTTCTTGTCATTCTTGTAAAGCTCTCAGTGGCTTTGGCACATTTGAATTCCACTGGTTTTTTGACAAATCTGGCTGTGCCCACTGTCTTATTTCCGTGGAAAATTTCAATGCATAGCTCTGACTGTAGCTTGTTGAAGTGTAACTCTCTGTTGTATTCATAATGGCAATGAGTTTTTTCCATTGCAGACTATCGTGTCGCAGGTAACCATGCTGGCATCCCTGTGTAGTTACTGCGCAAATTACGGCGCAAATTATAACTGCTGATGAACCAGGAAGAGGAGCTAGTTCAAAAGTGTTCGCTGGAATAGCTGAACAAGTTGGTTGACTACACTCTCGCCTCCTAACCATCGCACGTTTGGCTTTTCTGGCTAGCTTGGATGTAGCACAAATAAGGATGATTGACATCATCGTTATCAAGTAGACCATCAGTGCCACAGTAGTTATGACGCCAGCTGGCCAACAGTGTGGATTCCCTATGAGACTTTTTGTGAGGAGATAATGATGGTCACAAAACTCAGGTCTCTCGCACGTTATTGATTGCTCTTGAGTGCTGTTATATTGTAAACTACGCAAACGGACCTCAACCTTGTCATTGGCTGGAGAAATTGGAAGAGGAAAACTCAGATTCTTGTGATCTGAGAAAACCTTGCATTCATTGTTGAAACAAAGTTCGAAAGGCTCGCCTAGTGGTATTATTCTTACCACACCTTTGTTGCATAAGACATTTGGTGTTGGTGCTTTTGTAGCTAGGCTTGGGGATACCAAGCAAAGGAGTGATAATATCGTCACAACATTTAAGCTTATGGAAACAGAGCTCTGTGTGTTATCCAATCCTTCTTCGAATTCCCTTATGGCATCATATGCTCGTGTTTTTGATGCGCGGGTCAAGATTTGTCTTTTGTTGCTGGTTGAGGGAGGTTCCTCACAGGTTGTATTGTCGCTGTTCGGGACTTTTGCGGAACTTCGTATTTCtagaggaaaaattttattgagcGGACGTTGGATGATCCGATGATTTGGCATAAGGATTTTTGCTGACCTTATTAAGCTATCCGCTGAGGTCATGACCTCTACTACTTTGCCGTACGGCCAATTTCCTCTAGGTACTAGATCTTGCTCGATTAGTACTATCTCTCCGAGCTCTGGATCTGTTCATTTCAGATGTCTTGGTTGTTTGTAGttcattttctcgttttctcgAAGAGATATCAAGTATTGAGACTTCCAAGATTCCCAAAACTTTTCTGCAATCGTTTCGGAAAAACGGATTGCTTCCAGCGCTTGTTTTTCGGTTTGTATAAGCGTAGGATCATATTCCGGATCTGTTTGATCATGCAATGCACTTCCATTTGGGATGGAATACTTGATGTTTCCTTGCAAGAAATCAATGGGGCGAAGCGGAAGTTTTGTGATGTCATCAGTATCGCATTTTGTAAGCGGTCTGGTGTTGAGAATTGCTTCAATTCTTGTCAGCACCGTACACATCTCAGGGAAGCTTAACTTCCTTCGTCCTATTGACTTGTTTAGAGCCTTTTTGACTGATCCTACTAGTCTTTCCCATACGCCTCCCATCCATGGCGACGCTGGAGGATTAAAGATCCACTTTATCCGTTCGTTTGCGCAGTAGGTCGTCAGAGAACTACCTGTACTGtcatcttttttgaatattgcTTCTATGATGTGCTCACCATTTTTAAAGTTTGAGCCACAATCACTGCGCATGATCTTTGGCACACCTCTTCGTGACACAAAACGTATAAAGCTTTCCAAGAATGCTCCGGTTGATAGATTTTCAACAGCTTCGAGTTGTACTGCTCTTGTCGCTAGGCACGTGTATAAGCAGtcatacattttttcttcggtcTTCGAAGTGAATGGCCCCATGAAGTCACACCCAGTGTTTTGGAACGGTTTTGAGACCAGGACTCGATCTCTCGGAAGTGGTGGCATTATTGGAGCCCCAAGGGGGAGTCCTTGGTACTTTTTGCATGTTGTGCATTTGCCCAAATACTTTTTGAAGGCACAGGCAAGGCGCGGAATCCAGAATCTTTGGCGCACAATAGTCAAAGCATGATCTTTCCCACAGTGTGCGTTTTCATTGTGAATCTTGAGCAGGATTAGTCGAACCAATTCGGATTCTTTGGGGATGAAGATAGGTGATTTTGTATCCAAAGGAAGATACGCATTTTGTAAGCGTGATTCATGACGAATTATCCCTCTCTGGTCTTGGATTACTTTCTTGTCAGGAAATTGTTTCGTAAGATCTTCAAGTGTATAATGACTTTGTTCGGTGGCTATCAGAATTTCCTCGGCGAGTTCCATATCTGATGATGTTATTTCGTTACCAGAATCAAAATCATGAACCTTTTTGGGGCTTATAACAGTAGATCTACCTTTTTCCGTAGATAATGACCACTGCTTGAGAACTTTCCCAACTGTTGCCATTGTTCGCAATGCTTTTTTGAGTGTGGAAAATCGCGTCAAATCCATAAGATCattcctagtctttttttgaactttagCAATTACGTTTATGGAAATCGCACACTCTTCCTTTGTGTTGGCCACTTCTGTGATTGTATCGATGGACCTTAACGGCCATGTGCTTGAGCTTTGTTCTAACCAGCGTGGTCCTCTCACCCAGTCatgattattgatttcttgAGTTGTAAGACCACGAGTACCCGCATCAGCTGGGTTGTGTGAAGTATCAACATGGAAGAAACCTGAGGGAATGCCCTCTGTTTTGAGTTGGTCCCGCAGGTTGTTTATTCTTTCGCGTTGATTTGCAACGAATATGGGtagtttttttgctgatttcaaCCACCACAAAGCTGTTTCGCTATCTGAGACGATAGAAATTTGTCCGATATGTCCATACATATTGGATATTACTGATCTGCCAAGGCGTATTGCCATGAGAATACCAACTAGCATGTTGCTATCGCCACATTGCTAGCGTCGGCGAATACCCACAGGCGCATTTTGCTACCTTTTTGAGAGATGGATCTGGGGACAGAGATTACTGCGTTATTGACGTTTTCGCAAAGTTTGTTCCATCGTTCACAGATGGATGGATCAAGGACGTCCGTCCATTCTAGATCTTTGTGTTCAAACACTTCTCTCATCATCGCTTTAAGTCTGACTAGTAGAGGTGCAACGAGTCCGATAGGATCATAAACCGAGTTTATTTGACTCACGATCTCCTTTTTGGTTATTTGACTGACTGGTCGGAAATGTGTCATAACTTTGAAATTATCTAGGATTGTATTGTAGTTGACACCCAGAAATTTTAGAGGGCCATTTTCCAGTCTATCATGAATTGGTATTTGAGAGTTAACCTCATTCGAATTTGATATGTATTCCCTCAAATTCATACCGATTTTCGCGAATAGTATCTTGGAGTCTCGACACTTTTGTAGAGCTTCCTCTGCAGTGTCGGCAGTCATCATGATATTATCAACGTATAGGTTCTTGCCAATTTCAGCGGCAAGATCCGTGTTTTGACTGTTCAAGAATGCCGTCAAACACATATTGAGAATGCTTGGAGATGCTGTTACTCCGAAAGGGAGTCTTTTGAACCTGAATTGTACCAGATTATCTCTGGTTGGTGGAAGGTTAATGTTTTTCAGCCACAAAAATCTGCACAAGTCTCTATTTGAAGAGACTAAGTGAATTTGAGTGAAAGCGGCTTCAATGTCGCAAATCAGAATGATTTTGTTGCATCTTGATGCTAACAAAATGTCGTGAATTTTGTTAATGAATGACTGTCCTTTGTGGATCGCGTCATTTAACGATAGCTTTCCCTTTCGTTTTGAGGAAGCATCAAAAACTATTCTCATAGGCGTTTTCTTGTTTGCTTTCCAAACGGCTGAATGCGGCATGTAGTAGACTCCTACAGCGCTAGCTTCAGCGTTTTCGAAATGCTCGATAACTTCGGCTTCCTcgtaatttttgaggattttgttGTACCATTCACGTTGTAAATGGTTTTGCTGGAGCATCTTTTGCAATGACTCCAGGCGGCGAATAGCTACAGCGTAGTTATTTTCAAgttcagaaatgttttctttcaaaggaaATGGAGCAATTATGCGTTCTTGTTCGGACGAGATTCTCTTTGAATATTCGTCAAGGTATTTGTGGATCATGTCGTCTTTTTGACATTCTTGTGCTGATATACCAAGACCTTCGAgttcgaacatttttttcaagatctcTTGTTCGCTGTTCTCATGTACAGCAGTGAGTCCGTAGCACAGATTATCTTCTTTGCTCTTTGCACCAACAGCTCCTTTTCCGTAAATTGCAGGTCCAAATACGGTTTTCGCGATATGTAGATCACTGGGAGTCTTTACCATGTGAGAAGGACCAGTTACTAGGTCATGATAGTAGTCTAGTCCCACTAAAATATGTGGGGTTTGGTGTTCTCCTCTAAGCTTTGTGTTTGCCAGGcaaatgttgttttctttgagaaattcgATGTCGACTGCGCT
This is a stretch of genomic DNA from Necator americanus strain Aroian chromosome II, whole genome shotgun sequence. It encodes these proteins:
- a CDS encoding hypothetical protein (NECATOR_CHRII.G6562.T1); the protein is MSSSADAMLSALDDLDRCDIATLLYHLLPRLDNLEKACQTLLERTAPKSSCLFSTVDENRDNHHSGRCPRFPDPISKTAQATKLNLCLLCLKTAHEDVCGVKCGSCGLGHNFLLCSSKRPQPPTKRPYKK
- a CDS encoding hypothetical protein (NECATOR_CHRII.G6564.T2) yields the protein MAIRLGRSVISNMYGHIGQISIVSDSETALWWLKSAKKLPIFVANQRERINNLRDQLKTEGIPSGFFHVDTSHNPADAGTRGLTTQEINNHDWVRGPRWLEQSSSTWPLRSIDTITEVANTKEECAISINVIAKVQKKTRNDLMDLTRFSTLKKALRTMATVGKVLKQWSLSTEKGRSTVISPKKVHDFDSGNEITSSDMELAEEILIATEQSHYTLEDLTKQFPDKKVIQDQRGIIRHESRLQNAYLPLDTKSPIFIPKESELVRLILLKIHNENAHCGKDHALTIVRQRFWIPRLACAFKKYLGKCTTCKKYQGLPLGAPIMPPLPRDRVLVSKPFQNTGCDFMGPFTSKTEEKMYDCLYTCLATRAVQLEAVENLSTGAFLESFIRFVSRRGVPKIMRSDCGSNFKNGEHIIEAIFKKDDSTGSSLTTYCANERIKWIFNPPASPWMGGVWERLVGSVKKALNKSIGRRKLSFPEMCTVLTRIEAILNTRPLTKCDTDDITKLPLRPIDFLQGNIKYSIPNGSALHDQTDPEYDPTLIQTEKQALEAIRFSETIAEKFWESWKSQYLISLRENEKMNYKQPRHLK
- a CDS encoding hypothetical protein (NECATOR_CHRII.G6563.T1); the encoded protein is MEKTHCHYEYNRELHFNKLQSELCIEIFHGNKTVGTARFVKKPVEFKCAKATESFTRMTRTHIYHIKRCAQAGSCTTQMCETISANETIPELKSAAKYPGYSGCFSSCGGLLFGCFMPQPACTFYRVAQIPITKRVYEVTRCPHWSPEIKLEIEVNLFNETRLFTQSFFPYAPVKTDVFNITVISIQKPASTIANKRFAISKGASFALPEHFRVAAECTSYREAQAQFHKCINRIRCECSNSVNNCLCPEGSISTLRNTNLPLETPFGTLKVVSDEIIAVSNEEEVVIRLESKILQDSAEFQENHDCIVRATNVTGCYSCPTGAELTLTCESPKQMLVTALREAEQFSLSCGANKSNQVRLSYEKSVVREECVLQCGSKHNKIVPTGNLYYHIHMQNSSIFDHQSHTVRLSHQWFADISMPDVSPLLETFTNHWKLAVAATISTLMFAALTYIAGPIALIYVARCLLHILKTLLMTAWSCLQTSLSALVNNRFNGQLIPCSHKQAKISWLTDQAAAIVAALARILSSCPLVGYQPKRIPERLRPQSRNNPKIKGAANYIGASFVFHSAVHDTGLISVSIRGNVQS
- a CDS encoding hypothetical protein (NECATOR_CHRII.G6564.T1); this translates as MYGHIGQISIVSDSETALWWLKSAKKLPIFVANQRERINNLRDQLKTEGIPSGFFHVDTSHNPADAGTRGLTTQEINNHDWVRGPRWLEQSSSTWPLRSIDTITEVANTKEECAISINVIAKVQKKTRNDLMDLTRFSTLKKALRTMATVGKVLKQWSLSTEKGRSTVISPKKVHDFDSGNEITSSDMELAEEILIATEQSHYTLEDLTKQFPDKKVIQDQRGIIRHESRLQNAYLPLDTKSPIFIPKESELVRLILLKIHNENAHCGKDHALTIVRQRFWIPRLACAFKKYLGKCTTCKKYQGLPLGAPIMPPLPRDRVLVSKPFQNTGCDFMGPFTSKTEEKMYDCLYTCLATRAVQLEAVENLSTGAFLESFIRFVSRRGVPKIMRSDCGSNFKNGEHIIEAIFKKDDSTGSSLTTYCANERIKWIFNPPASPWMGGVWERLVGSVKKALNKSIGRRKLSFPEMCTVLTRIEAILNTRPLTKCDTDDITKLPLRPIDFLQGNIKYSIPNGSALHDQTDPEYDPTLIQTEKQALEAIRFSETIAEKFWESWKSQYLISLRENEKMNYKQPRHLK
- a CDS encoding hypothetical protein (NECATOR_CHRII.G6565.T1), producing the protein MSAKLGYTTRCTRGENQNSDEVETQNTQNDYGEQNSNHNESEPSTSQSGLPNSIDSVQNQTEQFRYRSIKPPQASLPKFHGDAEDFAEYWAIFETLVHKSKELDVIEKILLLKESLRGRAQIAIKGIKLIPENYDWIIKTLQETYCNKTTNRSQIVQKLVNMRPANNSADSCSSVFDQIQVLVNQMISAGYDVRNTCDPIWCETIIAKFPQDIIKPVLISGQALEQQTIEDLLAQIKKEVAAKGYIENRLGHSINNKVSTSKEKYTSQRPLASEWCLFCHKGNHPPMLCRTVTDPNSRRKIIKDHNRCWKCCSPNHTSFDCQKPDCFQCGQKHHPSLCFNKETKQQKNQVPVWNSSQRNISGQNNRRPLYGPNRDRKNPANHNDGRKVTSNNTHAGAEILSSDRESINNASQLVLMTSEGNIWNCNKKEFEKVLFFFDSGAQKTVIEEPLAERFGLPRETTEICSMSGIGGHIESFKSHIVHMKIGTAYGEVIDMRIQTKPVITNRFPSVNLSAVDIEFLKENNICLANTKLRGEHQTPHILVGLDYYHDLVTGPSHMVKTPSDLHIAKTVFGPAIYGKGAVGAKSKEDNLCYGLTAVHENSEQEILKKMFELEGLGISAQECQKDDMIHKYLDEYSKRISSEQERIIAPFPLKENISELENNYAVAIRRLESLQKMLQQNHLQREWYNKILKNYEEAEVIEHFENAEASAVGVYYMPHSAVWKANKKTPMRIVFDASSKRKGKLSLNDAIHKGQSFINKIHDILLASRCNKIILICDIEAAFTQIHLVSSNRDLCRFLWLKNINLPPTRDNLVQFRFKRLPFGVTASPSILNMCLTAFLNSQNTDLAAEIGKNLYVDNIMMTADTAEEALQKCRDSKILFAKIGMNLREYISNSNEVNSQIPIHDRLENGPLKFLGVNYNTILDNFKVMTHFRPVSQITKKEIVSQINSVYDPIGLVAPLLVRLKAMMREVFEHKDLEWTDVLDPSICERWNKLCENVNNAVISVPRSISQKGSKMRLWVFADASNVAIATC